A segment of the Triticum urartu cultivar G1812 chromosome 1, Tu2.1, whole genome shotgun sequence genome:
CTAGTTTTCACAAGCATCCTCGGCACTTGAACACGTCACCAAGACTCGCCTTCTCGGTCCTCTTTTGGTTCATGGCATAGAATTATCGTAGGTCACGCTGCAGGTGGGAGTGGGTTTAAGTGGGATTCACTATCCCATCCCACTTAAACCGCTCCAGCGGGAGCCCACTGGACAAGTAAAAATTAACTGGGCTAGCCCTATTAGCCCAGTGGAATCCCACCTTAACCCGATAGGTTAGTTCTCTCGCTGGATAGAGGAGGCGCTGCAGCGCAGGCGCACTGCTGCCGCCACCGCTcgatggccgccgccgccgcatcatcTTCTCTTCCGCCTCGCACTCAGCACCTCTcggcctcccctccctcgcagCTTCTTGCCGTCCCAATCAAGACTCGCCAAACCCCTCGAGCACGGTTGAATGCGATGGTCAGGTCGCcggcggccccaaccccaacccccaGGTCGCCGGCGGCCCCAAACCCGAACTCCAGCTCGCCGGCGGCCCCAAACCCGACCCCCAGGTCGCAGGCTGCCCCAACCCCGACTCCCAGCTCGCCTGCTGCAGGTAGTCAAACATCCAGATCCTTTTCCCTTCCATTTACCATGTAGGATTCAGATGCTGATGGATTGCTCATGGATTCTAGTGAAAATTTGCAAGATTCCTGTTTCAGTTTCTGTTAAAACTCAAGATTAAGTTGTTGATGGATTGCTCATGGATTTAGATGCTTGCTTTCCTTCCAAGTTCAGAGTCAAGATCTACTGAAATTAATTTTCTTCCCTTCTGTTTCAAGTTGTCATTTCTAACCAAAATTTGCATCTATAGTGTTGTTATTAAATGAACTTGAATCTTACTGTATTTTGTTGGCTACAAATAGTCTGAACCAAGTTAGAATGAATGTCTCTGCATTTTATCCCCCTGGAAAGGCAGATGCATACAAAATGAACTTGCACAAAAGTGAGGAGCAACTTCTACAAATAGTCTGAAACAAGTTAGGTTTAGCATTGTGGTTAGCATAAGTGAGGAGCAATCAGTAGTACAACATGTTCTTCCTTTCTTATTCTGTTGTACCTGTTAATAATGTCTGAACTTAACTAATCATATTTAACTTGGTTGTGAAAATTTCCAAATCTTGAGGAGCACAAGGTTACTAATGAGCTCTTGCGTGCCATAAAAAATGAGAAGGCTAATGACCCGGATCTTGAAGAGCACAAGGGTGCTGGTGAGCTCCTTACGGAACCACCAAAGTGCAAGAAAAGGAAGCGAAGTAGGCAGAGTAGCGGCAAGCTTCATGGGGAACACCAAGAAACGAACAAAGTCGTCATGAAACCGTCGACGTCCAAGAAAAAGAGGAAGGTAAAATTATCACACTACTTTATCATGAAGCTGTTGACGTCTAGGAAATAGACATAACGTCTTTATGTCTATTTTACTGTTTAGCAACACTTATTAGACAACAACAAATTTTTTCTCTCAGGCAAGTGAAGGAATGTGCACTAATACACCGGCACCGTTGTTTGGACCTTTGGCCGTTGACATGGACAAGCAGCCACCACCATTGAAGAAAAAAAGGCTTAATAAGGTGAATTTTGATTGCGAATGATTGTCTCTCAATCAAATTGCCCTTCTCAAGCTTATCTGTCTACCTTTTTCTTGTTTCCTAGAGAGATATTTAATTGCAGCAACTACCAGATTGACTCTTTATCAAGCTTATTGTGTATGATTTTCTTGTTTCCCAGAGAGATGTTGCAACTATACCATCATCCGGATCTTTGTCCATTGACAAGGATAGGCAGCCATCACCTGGATCTTTGCCCGTTGACAAGGATAAGCAGCCATCACCTGGACCTTTGGCCGTTGACAAGGATAAGCAGCCATCACCTGGATCTTTGCCCCTTGACAATAATACACAGCCATCATCTGGATCTTTGGCCGTTGACAAGAATAAGCATCCATCACTATCCAAAAAAGTGGTAAGGTCTCCAGTCCTTAACAATGTCGTAGTTTCATTCTTAGCAAGAAGAGAAAAAAGGCCAAGTCACTAGAGAGCTCTCCAACGTCACAGCCTTCACTGCTAGATCTGTCACCCAAAGTAGCAAATATTGGTTCACGCAGACCACGAAAATTAAAATCAAAAATTTGGAAAGAGGCAAAACCAATCTGTATTGATGGAATGCTTGCACATGGTCGTTGCATTCATTGCGACAAACTCTTCCCTGCCTCAAAAAAGTCAGGTACAAGTCACATCGGTAAACATTTGGTGGTATGTGAAGAGAAAGCTAAAATGGATGGTATGGTTGCCAAGATACGAACTGATAGTGCAATCGATCCAGAGTGGAAGTTTGACCAAGGGCGTGCACGTAGAGAACTGGCAAAGTTGATTGTGCTACATGAATTACCTTTCAATTTTGTTGAATATCCTGGCTTTAGGGTATTGCATGTTAGATGTGCTGCACATGTACTGAATCTTGTGGTGCAAGATGGGCTCGATGCAATGGCGTCAGTTGTTGATAGAATCAGAGATTCAGTGCAGTATGTCAGGAGTTCGCAAGGCAGAATGGAGAAATTCAATGCGATGATTGCGTGGGTGGGACTTGCTTGTAAAAACCATCCTTCGCCAGATGTGCCTACCCGATGGAATTCAACGTACCTAATGCTTGAATCATCATTGCCGTTCAGAGCAGCGTTCGAAGCCTTGAAAGAAACTGACAAAGATTATCAATTTGCTCCTTCAGCTAGTGAATGGGAGATGGCTGAAGCTATTTGCCATCTTTTGGGCGTTTTTTACACAGCCACAAAGAAAATCTCGGGTAGGACATATCCCACCTCTCACCTGTACTTCTATGAGGTATGGAATGTGAAGCAGATAATGGAGAAAGAAGTCACAAGTGAAAATCCTACCATTGTTGCCATGGTGAAAGAGATGGAGGAGAAATGGATGAAATATTTTGAGGAGTCGTTCTTAACAAGTTGTCTGCCAGTGATATTTGATCCGAGGTACAAATATGAATATGTTCACTTCCGACTGACCGCAGCTTTGGGTGGTGGCGCCAGGAAATATCTTACCAAGGTGAATAGTGCGATGAAGATCCTATTTGTTGAATATGCATCTGAATATGAAAACACTTCTGATGAAGGTGATGAGGTTGCAGAGGAGGAtggttgttggaaatatgagcaatttaccgaatgattttattaacagaaatactagataaagcatgactaatatagtacagataaaacaagtcatgtgttcaaacagagagaaggtaaagagcatctgcatatatgaacttgaactaaacacatctagaacagacactagatgaagttgcatatatgaagtagaacctaacacGTGTAGGACGGAAAGTAGAGCAAAGAACTGTGTCATGACATCTAACAGAAAGAGTAAGAACATGTACGGGACAGTAGCAGTGGAAgtgctggacttggggtcggtgtcctcgcctgccatgtcgtcgaggagatCGTGGACGtcgggaagaagtcgtcgtcggggaagtagtcgtcgacGACCGGATCGTCTGTGATGAAGCAGCCAAtagtcgcgctgagcgctccccaaaaaccttatcacccttctcccgtacaggactcaaaaggtgcggtttcggaggcctactgtcccgacctgcggtgcacgccgcaagccgggatggggaagatcgtagcagcagtgcagtgctcaggaacttgtggcgagaggaggaagaggttctggtgcgtctctctgggtggagcgacctcccttttataggcgcaaaagaaggaggcgagagggcaGCGGCGGGAGGCGAAACGAAGAGACAGAGGCGAAGCGAACAGCCAGCAGCCGAAGGGCTGCACCGTTCGCATTCAAACTCCACTTTCGCAAAATCTTTTTAGCTTCcgtgtgacctttcgtatacccgtagtgcgtggcaaaaatttagatatcggctcggctcattcccgcaacccgcggcgcgtcatgacgaggcgtggcggggcgtggcgtggcgaggcgggcggcggaggaggagcgcgcgtggatatccctcttgttctgatgctcatacaagtggggaaagaacctcccttataaggaggtgttggaaatatgccctagaggcaataataaaatggttattattatatttccttgttcatgataattgtctattgttcatgctataattgtgttatccggaaatcgtaatacatgtgtgaatacatagaccacaacacgtccctagtgagcctctagttgactagctcgttgatcaaaagatagtcatggtttcctgactatggacattagatgtcattgataacgggatcacatcattaggagaatgatgtgatggacaagacccaatcctaaagcatagcttaaagatcgtgtagttcgtttgctatagcttttccaaatgtcaagtatcatttccttagaccatgagattgtgcaactcccagatgccgtaggagtgctttgggtgtgccaaacgtcacaacgtaactgggtgacaataaaggtgcactacgggtatctctgaaagtgtctgttgggttggcacgaatcgagactgggatttgtcactccgtatgacggagaggtatctctgggcccactcgataatgcaccatcataatgagctcaatgtgaccaagtggttgatcacgggatcatgcattacggtacgagtaaagtgacttgccggtaacgagattgaataaggtattgggataccaacgatcgagtctcgggcaagtaacgtaccgattgacaaagggaattgtatacgggattgattgaatcctcgacatcgtggttcatccgatgagatcatcgaggagaatgtgggagccaacatgggtatccagatcccgctgttggttattgaccggagagtcgtctcggtcatgtctgcgtgtctcccgaacccatagggtctacacacttaaggttcggtgacgctagggttgttgagatattagtatacggtaacccgaaagttgttcggagtcccggatgatatcccggacatcacgaggagttccggaatggtccggaggtgaagatttatatataggatgtcaagtttcggccatcgggaaagtttcgggggtaatcggtattgtaccgggaccaccggaagggtcccgggggtccaccgggtggggccacctatcccggagggccccatgggctgaagtgggaggggaaccagcccctagtgggctggtgtgcccccttgggcctccccctgcgactagggttggaaaccctaggggtggggggcgccccacttgtcttggggggcactccaccccccttggcggggggcactccacccccttggccgccgccccccttggagattgcatctcctagggccggcgccccctaggggtcctatatatagtggggggagggagggcagccgcaccctagcccctggcgcctccctctccctcccgtgacactcctccctctccctgagcttggcgaagccctgccgagatcaccgttgcttccaccaccacgccgtcgtgctgctggatcttcatcaacctctccttcccccgcTGGATCAACGTAGTGATTGgagaacgcggaggtgccgtccggtgttgaacgcggaggtgccgtccgttcggcgctaggtcatcggtgatttggatcacgacgagtacgactccatcaaccccgttctcttgaacgcttccgcttgcgatcttcaagggtatgtatatgcactcccctctccctcgtttctagatgactccatagattgatcttggtgatgcgtagaaaattttaaaattctgctacgttccccaaaagtggcatcatgagctaggtctatgcgtagtttctatgcacgagtagaacacaaagcagttgtgggcgtcgatattgtcaatttacttgctgttactagtcttatcttgattcggcggcatcgtgggatgaagcggcccggaccgaccttacacgtacgcttacgtgagactggttccaccgactgacatacactagttgcataaggcggctagcgggtgtctgtctctcccactttagtcggatcggattcgatgaaaagggtccttatgaagtgtaaatagaaattggcatatcacgttgtggttttggtgtaggtaagaaacgttcttgctagaaacctatagcagccacgtaaaaacttgcaacaacaattagaggacgtctaacttgtttttgcagcatgtgccatgtgatgtgatatggccaaaaggatgtgatgaatgatatatgtgatgtatgagattgatcatgttcttgtaataggaatcacgacttgcatgtcgatgagtatgacaaccggcaggagccataggagttgtcttaatttatttatgacctgtgtgtcaacataaacgtcatgtaattactttactttattgctaaagcgttagccatagtagtagaagtaatagatgacgagacaacttcaagaagacacgatgatggagatcatggtgtcattccggtgacaacgatgatcatggagccccgaagatggagatcaaaaggagcaaatgatattggccatatcatgtcactatttgattgcatgtgatgtttatcatgttttacatcttattttcttagaacgacggtagcttaaataagatgatccctcgtaataatttcaagaaagtgttccccctaactgtgcaccgttgcgaaggttcgttgtttcgaagcaccacgtgatgatcgggtgtgatagattctaacgttcgaatacaacgggtgtaagccatatttgcacacgcaatacacttaggttgacttgacgagcctagcatgtacagacatggcctcggaacacggaagaccgaaaggtcaagcatgagtcgtatagaagatacgatcaacatgaagatgttcactgatgttgactagtccgtctcacgtgatgatcggacacggcctagttgactcggatcatgtttcacttagatgactagagggatgtctatctgagtgggagttcattgaataatttgattagatgaacttaattatcatgaacttagtctaaaatctttacactatgtcttgtagatcaaatggcccacgctaatgttgccctcaacttcaacacgttcctagagaaaaccaagctgaaagtgatggcaacaactatacggactgggtccggaacctgaggatcatcctcatagctgccaagaaagattatgtcctagaagcaccgctaggtgacgcacccatcccagagaaccaagacgttatgaacgcttggcagtcacgtgctgatgattactccctcgttcagtgcggcatgctttacagcttagaaccggggctccaaaagcgttttgagcaacacggagcatatgagatgttcgaagagctgaaaatggttttccaagctcatgcccgggtcgagagatatgaagtctccgacaagttcttcagttgtaagatggaggaaaatagttctgttagtgagcacatactcaaaatgtctgggttgcataaccgcttgactcagctagaagttaatctcccagatgacaCGGTCATtaacagaatccttcagtcgcttccaccgagctacaagagctttgtgatgaacttcaatatgcaggggatggaaaagaccattcctgaggtatattcaatgctgaaatcagcggaggtggaaatcaaaaaggaacatcaagtgttgatggtgaataaaaccactaagttcaagaaaggcaagggtaaaaagaacttcaagaaggacgacaagggagttgccgcgcccggtaagcaagctgccgggaagaagtcaaagaatggacccaagcctgagactgagtgtttttattgcaagggaagtggtcactggaagcgaaactgccccaaatacttagcggacaagaaggccggcaacactaaaggtatatgtgatataca
Coding sequences within it:
- the LOC125520347 gene encoding neurofilament medium polypeptide-like isoform X1; protein product: MAAAAASSSLPPRTQHLSASPPSQLLAVPIKTRQTPRARLNAMVRSPAAPTPTPRSPAAPNPNSSSPAAPNPTPRSQAAPTPTPSSPAADLEEHKVTNELLRAIKNEKANDPDLEEHKGAGELLTEPPKCKKRKRSRQSSGKLHGEHQETNKVVMKPSTSKKKRKASEGMCTNTPAPLFGPLAVDMDKQPPPLKKKRLNKRDVATIPSSGSLSIDKDRQPSPGSLPVDKDKQPSPGPLAVDKDKQPSPGSLPLDNNTQPSSGSLAVDKNKHPSLSKKVVRSPVLNNVVVSFLARREKRPSH
- the LOC125520347 gene encoding serine/arginine repetitive matrix protein 1-like isoform X2 — its product is MRWSGRRRPQPQPPGRRRPQTRTPARRRPQTRPPGRRLPQPRLPARLLQEHKVTNELLRAIKNEKANDPDLEEHKGAGELLTEPPKCKKRKRSRQSSGKLHGEHQETNKVVMKPSTSKKKRKASEGMCTNTPAPLFGPLAVDMDKQPPPLKKKRLNKRDVATIPSSGSLSIDKDRQPSPGSLPVDKDKQPSPGPLAVDKDKQPSPGSLPLDNNTQPSSGSLAVDKNKHPSLSKKVVRSPVLNNVVVSFLARREKRPSH
- the LOC125520347 gene encoding serine/arginine repetitive matrix protein 1-like isoform X3 translates to MRWSGRRRPQPQPPGRRRPQTRTPARRRPQTRPPGRRLPQPRLPARLLQANDPDLEEHKGAGELLTEPPKCKKRKRSRQSSGKLHGEHQETNKVVMKPSTSKKKRKASEGMCTNTPAPLFGPLAVDMDKQPPPLKKKRLNKRDVATIPSSGSLSIDKDRQPSPGSLPVDKDKQPSPGPLAVDKDKQPSPGSLPLDNNTQPSSGSLAVDKNKHPSLSKKVVRSPVLNNVVVSFLARREKRPSH